Below is a genomic region from Aurantimonas sp. HBX-1.
TGCAGGCATGCTTGAAGCCGAGCTGCATGATCCGGTCGCAGAAGATCACCGTCTCCTTCTGGCCGCAGTGGCGATAGACCTGGTCGATCATCCGGGAGATGTTCTTCTTGGTCATCAGCTCGTTGCAGATGTCGAACGGCACCTTGGCATTCTTCGGCAGCAATTCGCCGATGAGCATGCGGCCGGGCGTCGTCTCGTAGATCTTCGAGACCGGCTTGCCGTCGGCGTCGACGGTCTTGAAGCGGCCCTTGATCTTCGAGTGCAGCGTCACCGCCTTCGTGAACACCGCCTGCTCGAGCTCGCCGATATCGGAGAACACCATCCCCTGGCCCGGCTCGTTCTCGTTCATGATCGAGAGGTAGTAGAGCCCGAGCACCATGTCCTGCGACGGCACGATGATCGGCTGACCGTTGGCGGGATGCAGGATGTTGTTGGTCGACATCATCAGGACGCGGGCTTCGAGCTGCGCCTCGATGGACAGCGGCACGTGCACCGCCATCTGGTCGCCATCGAAGTCGGCGTTGAAGGCCGTGCAGACCAGCGGGTGCAGCTGGATGGCCTTGCCCTCGATCAGCACCGGCTCGAAGGCCTGGATGCCGAGACGATGCAGGGTCGGCGCACGGTTCAGCAGCACCGGATGCTCGCGGATGACCTCGTCGAGGATATCCCAGACTTCCGGACGCTCCTTCTCGACCAGCTTCTTGGCCTGCTTGACCGTGGACGAATAGCCCTTGGCGTCCAGCCGCGCGTAGATGAACGGCTTGAACAGCTCGAGCGCCATCTTCTTCGGCAGGCCGCACTGGTGCAGCTTCAGCTCCGGGCCGGTCACGATGACAGAACGGCCGGAATAGTCGACGCGCTTGCCGAGCAGGTTCTGGCGGAACCGTCCCTGCTTGCCCTTCAGCATGTCGGACAGCGACTTCAGCGGACGCTTGTTGGCACCGGTGATGACGCGGCCTCTGCGGCCGTTGTCGAACAGCGCGTCGACGGCTTCCTGCAGCATCCGCTTCTCGTTGCGGATGATGATGCCGGGCGCGCGCAGCTCGATCAGCCGCTTCAGGCGGTTGTTGCGGTTGATGACGCGGCGGTAGAGGTCGTTGAGGTCGGACGTGGCGAAGCGGCCGCCGTCCAGCGGGACGAGCGGGCGAAGGTCCGGCGGGATCACCGGCACGACGCTCATGATCATCCATTCCGGCTTGTTGCCGGAATCGAGGAAGTTCTCGACGATCTTGAGCCGCTTCATCAGCTTCTTGGTCTTGAGCTCCGAGGTCGTCTCGGCGAGCTCGGCCCGCAGATCGCCCGCGATCTTCTCGAGATCCATCGCGCCCAGGAGTTCCTGGATCGCCTCGGCACCGATCAGCGCGGTGAAGCTGTCCTCACCGAACTCGTCGACGGCGAGCATGTAGTCCTCTTCCGACAGGAGTTGGTGCTCCTTCAGCGAGGTCAGGCCCGGCTCGGTGACGATGTAGTTCTCGAAATACAGGACGCGCTCGATATCCTTGAGCGTCATGTCGAGCAGCGTGCCGATGCGGCTCGGCAGCGACTTCAGGAACCAGATGTGCGCGACCGGGGCGGCCAGCTCTATGTGGCCCATGCGCTCGCGCCGCACGCGCGAGAGGGTGACCTCGACGCCGCACTTCTCGCAGATGATGCCCTTGTACTTCATGCGCTTGTACTTGCCGCACAGGCACTCGTAGTCCTTGATCGGACCGAAGATGCGCGCGCAGAACAGCCCGTCGCGCTCGGGCTTGAACGTGCGGTAGTTGATGGTTTCCGGCTTCTTGATCTCGCCAAAGGACCAGGAGAGGATCTTCTCGGGTGAGGCGAGCGAGATCCGGATCGAATCGAACGACTGCGCCGCAACCTGCGGGTTGAAGATGTTCATGACCTCTTGGTTCATGGATTTTCTCCTTCTGGGGCGCGGAACCCCGAGTCGCGGTGGCAAGGCCGACCGCTGAAATCTTCTTCGTAGATGGACCGGCGCCGGCGGGCGCCGATCCGTTGCGCGGCCTTTTCAGGCCGCGCCTCGCGAAGCTCTATTCCGCCGCGTCGGGCAGACCGTCGACCGGAGACGGAAGCTCGACGGCGGTGTTGGCGAGGTCGACGTCGAGACCCAGCGAGCGCATTTCCTTGACGAGCACGTTGAAGCTCTCCGGAATGCCGGATTCGAACGCGTCGTCGCCGCGCACGATCGACTCGTAGACCTTGGTACGGCCCGCAACGTCGTCCGACTTCACCGTCAGCATCTCCTGCAGCGTGTAGGCCGCACCGTAGGCTTCCAGCGCCCAGACCTCCATCTCGCCGAAGCGCTGTCCACCGAACTGCGCCTTGCCGCCGAGCGGCTGCTGGGTGACCAGCGAGTACGGTCCGATCGAACGGGCGTGGATCTTGTCGTCCACCAGGTGGTGCAGCTTCAGCATGTAGATGTAGCCCATCGTCACCTGACGATCGAAGGGCTCGCCGGTACGACCGTCATAGGCGGTCGACTGGCCGCTGGTGTGCAGACCCGCCTGCTCGAGCAGCTGGTTGATGTCCGCCTCGTTGGCACCGTCGAAGACCGGCGTCGCGATGGTGACGCCGTGCTTCATCTGGTCGGCGAGCAGGAGCACGCTCTTGTCGTCGTAGGTCCGGACCGGTTCGTTGCGGTCGTTGTCCGGAATGATGTCCTCGATCGTCGCCCGCAGCGGCTTGATGTCGCCGCTGGCGTTGTAGGCTTCGATGAGTTCACCGATCTTCCGGCCCATGCCCGCGCAGGCCCAGCCGAGATGCGTCTCGAGGATCTGCCCGACATTCATGCGCGATGGCACGCCCAACGGATTGAGCACAATGTCGGCATGGGTGCCGTCCTCGAGGAACGGCATGTCCTCGACCGGGACGATCCGCGAGACGACGCCCTTGTTGCCATGCCGGCCAGCCATCTTGTCGCCCGGCTGGATCTTGCGCTTGACGGCGACGAAGACCTTGACCTGCTTCATGACGCCCGGGGGCAGTTCGTCGCCGCGCTGGACCTTCTCGACCTTGTCCATGAAGCGCTGCTCGAGCGTCTTCTTGGCCTCGTCGTAGACGTTGCGCAGATCCTCGAGCTCGGCCTGGAGCTTCTCGTCCTCGACCGCGAACATCCACCACTGCGACCGCGGATATTCCCGCATCGCGTCCGGCGACAGGCTGGAGCCCTTCTTGAAGCCCTTAGGACCGGCCACTGCGGCCTTGCCGTCGAGCATCTCGATCAGGCGGCCATAGACGTTGCGGTCCAGGATCGCCTGCTCGTCGTCACGGTCCTTGGCGAGACGCTCGATCTCCTCGCGCTCGATCGCCATGGCGCGCTCGTCCTTCTCGACACCATGCCGATTGAACACGCGCACCTCGACGACCGTGCCGAAGGCACCGGGGGGCATGCGGCTCGACGTGTCGCGCACGTCGGAGGCCTTCTCGCCGAAGATGGCGCGCAGGAGCTTCTCCTCCGGCGTCATCGGGCTTTCACCCTTCGGCGTGATCTTGCCGACCAGGATGTCGCCCGGCTGGACCTCGGCACCGATATAGACGATGCCCGCCTCGTCGAGGTTCTTCAGCGCCTCTTCCGAAACGTTCGGAATGTCGCGCGTGATCTCCTCGGGTCCGAGCTTGGTGTCGCGCGCCATGACCTCGAACTCCTCGATGTGGATCGAGGTGAAGACATCGTCGGCGACGATGCGCTCGGACAGGAGGATCGAGTCCTCGTAGTTGTAGCCGTTCCACGGCATGAACGCGACGAGCACGTTCCGGCCGAGCGCCAGATCGCCGAGATCCGTCGACGGACCGTCGGCGATGATGTCGCCCTTCTCGACCCGGTCACCCACCGCCACCAGCGGACGCTGGTTGATGCAGGTATTCTGGTTCGAGCGCTGGAACTTCATCAGCCGGTAGATGTCGACGCCGGAGCGTCCGGCCTGCAGATCGCCGGTCGCGCGGATGACGATACGGGTCGCATCGACCTGGTCGACGATGCCGGTCCGCCGCGCGCCGATGGCGGCGCCGGAGTCCCGTGCGACGATGGCTTCCATGCCGGTGCCGACGAACGGCGCCTCGGCCCGCACCAGCGGCACGGCCTGACGCTGCATGTTCGAGCCCATCAGCGCGCGGTTCGCGTCATCGTTCTCGAGGAACGGGATGAGCGCGGCCGCGACCGAGACGAGCTGCTTCGGCGAGACGTCCATGAGGTCGACATTGTCGCGCGGCGTCATGAAGACGTCGCCCTGGTGCCGGCAGACCACGAACTCGTTCTCGAAGTTCATGTCCTTGGTCAGCACCGCGTTCGCCTGGGCGACGTGGTGCTTGGACTCCTCCATGGCCGAGAGGTAGACGACCTCGTCGGTGACCTTGCCGTCCACGACCTTGCGGTACGGGCTCTCGATGAAGCCGTACTTGTTGACCCGGGCGAAGGTCGCCAGCGAGTTGATCAGGCCGATATTCGGGCCTTCCGGCGTCTCGATCGGGCAAATGCGGCCGTAATGCGTCGGATGCACGTCGCGCACCTCGAAGCCGGCGCGCTCGCGCGTCAGACCACCGGGTCCAAGCGCCGACAGGCGGCGCTTGTGGGTGATCTCCGACAGCGGGTTGGTCTGGTCCATGAACTGCGAGAGCTGCGAGGAGCCGAAGAACTCGCGCACGGCGGCGGCCGCCGGCTTGGCGTTGATCAGGTCCTGCGGCATCACCGTGTCGATCTCGACCGACGACATGCGCTCCTTGATCGCCCGCTCCATGCGCAGCAGACCGATGCGGTACTGATTCTCCATGAGCTCGCCGACCGAGCGCACGCGGCGATTGCCGAGATTGTCGATGTCGTCGATCTCGCCCTTGCCGTCGCGCAGGTCGACCAGCGTCTTCACGACGGCGAGGATGTCCTCCTTGCGCAACACGCGCACGGTGTCCTCGGCGTCGACGTCGAGACGCATGTTCATCTTGACGCGGCCGACGGCCGACAGGTCGTAGCGCTCCGCGTCGAAGAACAGCGACTTGAACATCGCCTCGGCGGTGTCGATCGTCGGCGGCTCGCCCGGACGCATGACGCGATAGATGTCGAAGAGCGCGTCCTGGCGGCCTTCGTTCTTGTCGACCGCCAGCGTGTTGCGGATGTAGGCGCCGACATTGACGTGGTCGATGTCGAGCACGGCGATCTCGTCGTGGCCGGCGTCGACCAGGACCTTGAGGGTCTTCTCGTCGATCTCGTCACCAGCCTCGAGATAGACCTCGCCCGTCTCCGGGTCGACGATGTCCTCGGCCAGGTAGTTGGTGTAGAGGTCTTCCTCGGTCGCCCGAAGCGCCTTGACGCCCTTCTCCTGCATCTGGCGGGCCTGGCGCGCGGTGACCTTCTTGCCGGCCTCGACCAGCACTTCGCCGGTGTCGGCGTCGATCAGGTCGACCACGGCGCCCTGGTTGCGGACGCGCTCAACCGAGAACGGCACGCGCCAGCCGTTCTTGTCCTTCTCGAACTTCACGATGTCGTAGAAGGTCGAGAGGATCTCCTCGCCGTCCATGCCGAGCGCCATCAGCAGCGACGTCACCGGAATCTTGCGGCGGCGATCGATGCGGGCGTGCACCACGTCCTTGGCGTCGAACTCGATGTCGAGCCACGAGCCGCGATACGGAATGACCCGGGCCGCGAACAGCAGCTTGCCCGACGAATGGCTCTTGCCCTTGTCGTGATCGAAGAAGACGCCCGGCGAGCGGTGCATCTGCGAGACGATCACTCGCTCGGTGCCGTTGACGATGAAGGTGCCGTTGGTCGTCATGAGCGGCATGTCGCCCATGTAGACGTCCTGCTCCTTGATGTCCTTGATGGACTTGGCGCCGGTGTCCTCGTCGATGTCGAACACGATCAGGCGCAGCGTCACCTTGAGCGGCGCGGCGTAGGTAAGGTCGCGCTGACGGCACTCGTCGACGTCGAATTTCGGCGCCTCGAACTCGTACTTGACGAATTCCAGCATCGCCTGACCGGAAAAGTCGGAAATCGGGAAGACCGACCGGAAGACGGCCTGCAGACCCTCGTCGGTGCGGCCGCCCTTGGGCTCCTCCACCATCAGAAACTGATCGTATGAGGCCTTCTGGACCTCGATGAGGTTCGGCATCTGGGCAACTTCGGGGATCGACCCGAAGAACTTGCGCACGCGCCTGCGACCGCTAAACGTCGTCGTCTGAGACATCGTCGCTCCTTCTCGTGACATCGCCCTTGACCGAAGGGCTTCAACTCTTATTCCTCTCCGCCGAGAGGAGCCGCCGCTGTCCGGGACAGACAGGGCGGCCTTGACGAACTACCGGGACGTACCCCGCGTCTCCGAAAGGCTCCTGGAAGCCTTCGGGACACGCGCGCGCCTGCTTGCGGCAGGCTGAACGATGCCGGACCGGCGCCACCGATCCCGCCCGCCCCCTGCGGCGAGCACGGAAGGCGGGACGGCAAAAGCCGCCCCGCCTACCGGATTTTCCCTGGCAACCGCGGCTAGGCCGCGATTACTTGACTTCGACCGTCGCACCAGCCTTCTCGAGCTGGTCCTTGATCTTCTGCGACTCTGCCTTGTCGACGGCTTCCTTGACCGGCTTCGGGGCGTTGTCGACGAGGTCCTTGGCTTCCTTCAGGCCGAGACCCGTGATCGCGCGGACTTCCTTGATGACGTTGATCTTCTGCGCGCCGGCAGAAACGAGGATGACGTTGAACTCCGTCTGCTCCTCGGCGGCCTCGGCCGGAGCCGCACCACCAGCCGCCGCAACGGCGACAGGAGCGGCGGCGGAGACACCCCACTTTTCTTCCAGCATCTTCGACAGCTCAGCCGCCTCGAGGACGGTCAGGGTCGAGAGTTCGTCAACGATCTTGGCAAGATCAGCCATGTTATTTTTCCTTCAGGTTCGAACTTTGAGTTGAGCAGCGAGGAACCGTCCTCAGGCCGCCTCGTCCTTCTTGGCGTACGCTCCGAAGACGCGCGCGAGTTGCCCCGCAGGCGCCTGGAGAACTCCAGCAATGCGCGTGGCGGGCGTGCTGATCATGCCGACCAGCTTGGCCCGGAGTTCGTCCAGCGACGGCATGTTGGCCAAAGCCTTCACACCGTCGGCATCGAGCGTGGTCTTGCCCATCGCCCCGCCGAGGATCACGAGCTTGTCGTTCCCCTTGGCGAAATCGTTGGAGACCTTTGCCGCCGCCACCGGATCGCTCGAATAAGCGATCAGTGTCTGGCCCTCGAACAGATTCGAGATGCCTTCGGCGTCCGTGCCTTGAAGAGCGATCTTGGCGAGGCGGTTCTTCGCGACTTTGACGGTGCCTCCCGCATCGCGCATCTTCGACCGATAGTCGTTCATATGCGCGACGGTAAGACCGGCATAGTGGGCCACCACGACCGTTCCGGAGACCTTGAAGGTCTCTTGAAGCGCCGTGACGAATTCGCGTTTTTCCGCTCTGTCCACTGCCTCTCTCCATTTGACTGCAGCGCCCGAGGGCGCCGTAGCCGGTTGCCTTTTGCCACCCGGACCATCCGGGCGACGCTCGGAGATCCTGTCCCCTCGGCTGCCCGGGCGATTCCGATGGAACCGACAGGCGACGCAAGGCATTCGGAGGTTCGAACCGAAGTCCCGGACGGACCGGTAAATTCGGAACACCCCGTCTCATGAGGGCTATCTGACGATTATGACGGGTCCTAAGACCCGTCGCCCCGCAATCTCGGACAGGCATTCAGGGAGCCCCGAGGGACTCCCACGTACCGGGGCGAGCCCCGGAACCTTTTTGAAGGTGGACGCCGCATATAGGGGCGCCGTTCACCAATTGAAAGTCTCAGGCCGAAGCCGCCAGAGACGAGGGATCGATGCGGACACCGGGTCCCATCGTCGAGGTGATCGCGACGCGCTGGACGTAGTTGCCCTTTGCGCCCGAGGGCTTGGCCCGCTGCACCGCCTCGGCGAACGCCCGGATGTTCTCGGTGATCGCCTTGGAATCGAAGCTGACCTTGCCGACGCCGGCATGCACGATGCCGGCCTTCTCGACGCGGAACTCGACGGCACCGCCCTTCGACGCCTTGACGGCGGCGGCGACATCCGGGGTCACCGTGCCGACGCGCGGGTTCGGCATCAGGCCGCGGGGGCCAAGCACCTTACCGAGGCGACCGACGAGGGCCATCATGTCCGGCGTCGCGATGGCGCGGTCGAAGTCGATCGTGCCGTTCTGGACCTGCTCGACGAGATCCTCGGCACCGACGAGATCGGCGCCGGCGGCGCGGGCTTCGTCAGCCTTGTCGCCGCGTGCGAACACCGCGACACGGACCGTGCGGCCGGTGCCGTTCGGCAGATTGACGACGCCGCGGACCATCTGGTCCGCATGGCGCGGGTCGACGCCGAGATTCATCGACACTTCGACGGTCTCGTCGAACTTCGCGGTCGCCCGCTGCTTCAGCATCTCAACGGCTTCGTCGAGACCGTAAAGCTTGAGACGGTCGATGCCCTCGCGGGCGTTCTGAATGCGCTTTCCAGCTTTTGCCATCGTCTCAACCCACCACTTCGAGGCCCATGGAGCGGGCAGAGCCCTCGATCATCGCCATCGCCGCGTCCAGGTTGGTCGCGTTGAGGTCCTGCAGCTTCTTTTCCGCGATCTCGCGGACCTGGTCGCGCGTGACCGATCCGGCGGTCGCCTTGCCGGGGGTCTGCGAGCCCTTGGACAGGTTCGCCGCCTTCTTCAGGAAGTAGCTGACCGGCGGGGTCTTCATCACGAAGGTGAAGGACTTGTCCTGGTAGTAGGTGATGATGACCGGGATCGGCTGACCCTTCTCCTGGTCCTGCGTCTGAGCGTTGAACGCCTTGCAGAATTCCATGATGTTGACGCCACGCTGACCGAGCGCGGGTCCGATCGGCGGGGACGGCGTTGCCGAACCTGCCGGGACCTGCAGCTTCAGCTGGCCCTGGATTTTCTTAGCCATTGCTTCCTGCTTTCGTTTCTGGCGCCGGCAGCCCGTTTCGACGGGTCCGGCATCTTTTTGCAGTTCGCGCGGTGCGGCATGGTCGGCCGGCTAAGCCTCGATGCCTCCCGCACTGGATTCGGGCCGAAGCCCGAGCGATCAGACCTTTTCGACCTGACCGAATTCGAGATCGACGGGCGTTGCCCGGCCGAAGATCGACACCTCGACCTTGAGCCGCGTGCGCTCCTGATCGACTTCCTGAACGACACCATTGAACGAGGCGAACGGCCCGTCCGACACGCGGACGTTCTCGCCGATGTCGAAGGAGATCGTCGGCTTCGGCCGCTCGACGCCGTCCTGCACCTGCATCAGGATCTGCTCGGCCTCCTTGTCGGAGATCGCTACCGGACGATTGTCCGGACCGAGGAACCCGGTAACCCGCGGCGTGTTCTTGATCATCGAGAACACGGCGTCGGTCAACTCGGCCTTGACCAGCACGTAGCCGGGAAAGAACTTGCGCTCGGCATCGACCTTGCGCCCGCGCCGAACCTCGACGACCTTCTCGGTCGGAACGAGGATCTTCTCGAACTTGTCGGAGAGCCCCTTCTGCCGGGCCTGCTCCTCGATCGATTCCGCGACCTTTTTCTCGAAGTTCGAGTAGGCGTGGACGATGTACCAGCGGGCGGTCATGATGCTGCGATTACTCCTGCGGTGTCGGGCGTCAGACGCTGACGTTCATGATCAGTCCGACCAGATAGCCAAGCGCCTGGTCGGCGATGAAGAAGAACGCCGCGGCAAAGGTGACCATAACGAACACCATGATCGTCGAGATCGTCGTCTCCCGGCGGGTCGGCCACGTGACCTTGGCGGTCTCGGTGCGTACCTGCTGGAGAAAGGTGAAGGGATTGGTCCTGGCCATGCACCGCTCATAGCTAAAGCGCGTGAAGGCCTAAGATCAGCCCCACGCGCCACGTGTCTGTGAAAATCCATTTAAACGCCCTGGACGTGATTCACAAGCCCGGTCGCGTCAATTTCGGATGATCGGGGGGCCGAGGGCTCTGGCAGGGGCAGTAGGGCTCGAACCTACGACCTGCGGTTTTGGAGACCGCCGCTCTACCAACTGAGCTATACCCCTTCGCCGGGGTCCGAATATCGCCTCGCGGCTGCAACTGCAACAGCGATTTTCGGAACGCCCTCCGCCTGGCTCCCGCCGCGACGCACGGCAGCGGTGGAAAGCCTGGCGCCGTCCGTATCGCCATCTCTTCGCCCGCAGCGCCCTGCGCCAATTTGCAATGGACTCCCCCAAGGCGGATCGCTACATCCGCCGCGGCAGGGTTCGGACCGCAGCCGAGAGCAGCCGGCCGCCAGATGATACCGGAGTCGGCCATGAACATGACCACGGTGATACGGCCAAAGTCGCTCATCCTGTTCGACCTGGACGGCGTGATCCTGGATTCGCGCCGGAACATGGAGATCGCCTGGAACAGCGTTCGGGAGGAGCTCGGGATCGCCCTGCCCTTCGATGCCTATTTCGCGGAGATCGGGCGCCCGTTCCCCGACATCATGGCGCGGCTCGGGCTCGCCCATTCGGCTGTCGCCATCGAACGGGTGTTCCGGCGTGCCTCCAGCCAGTCGCTGCATGAGACACCTGTCTTCGAGGGAATCGACAGGATGCTGTCGGCGCTTGCCGACAGCGGTCGGCAGCTCGGCATCGTGACATCGAAGGACGCGGCGCGTACCGAGCTGGTGCTTGACCGCCTGCCCGTCGGCTTCGCGGTGATCATGACGCCCCGTGACGGGCTGCGGGGCAAGCCGGCGCCCGATCACCTGCTGTTCGCGATGGCCCGCTGCAACGTCGACCCCTCGGACACGGTCTTCATCGGCGACATGGATTCCGACGCGGAAGCCGCCCGCCGGGCGCGCGTCGACTACATTCATGTCGACTGGGGTTACGGCGCACGGCCGGCCGACTGCCTCTTTGCGGCCAAAGCGCCAGCCGATCTCCAGACATTCCTGTTCAGTTGAGGACCCTATCATGGCCCCGCGTATCGTCGCCGTCATTCCCTGCCGTTTCGGGGCCTCCCGCTTTCCGGGCAAGCCGATCGCCGACATCAACGGCAAGCCGATGCTCTGGCACGTCTATCAGCAGACGATCGCCGCCGAGGGCATCGATGCCGCGACGATCGCCACCGACGACGACCGCATCCGCAAGGTGTGCGAGGTGCTCG
It encodes:
- the rpoB gene encoding DNA-directed RNA polymerase subunit beta — translated: MSQTTTFSGRRRVRKFFGSIPEVAQMPNLIEVQKASYDQFLMVEEPKGGRTDEGLQAVFRSVFPISDFSGQAMLEFVKYEFEAPKFDVDECRQRDLTYAAPLKVTLRLIVFDIDEDTGAKSIKDIKEQDVYMGDMPLMTTNGTFIVNGTERVIVSQMHRSPGVFFDHDKGKSHSSGKLLFAARVIPYRGSWLDIEFDAKDVVHARIDRRRKIPVTSLLMALGMDGEEILSTFYDIVKFEKDKNGWRVPFSVERVRNQGAVVDLIDADTGEVLVEAGKKVTARQARQMQEKGVKALRATEEDLYTNYLAEDIVDPETGEVYLEAGDEIDEKTLKVLVDAGHDEIAVLDIDHVNVGAYIRNTLAVDKNEGRQDALFDIYRVMRPGEPPTIDTAEAMFKSLFFDAERYDLSAVGRVKMNMRLDVDAEDTVRVLRKEDILAVVKTLVDLRDGKGEIDDIDNLGNRRVRSVGELMENQYRIGLLRMERAIKERMSSVEIDTVMPQDLINAKPAAAAVREFFGSSQLSQFMDQTNPLSEITHKRRLSALGPGGLTRERAGFEVRDVHPTHYGRICPIETPEGPNIGLINSLATFARVNKYGFIESPYRKVVDGKVTDEVVYLSAMEESKHHVAQANAVLTKDMNFENEFVVCRHQGDVFMTPRDNVDLMDVSPKQLVSVAAALIPFLENDDANRALMGSNMQRQAVPLVRAEAPFVGTGMEAIVARDSGAAIGARRTGIVDQVDATRIVIRATGDLQAGRSGVDIYRLMKFQRSNQNTCINQRPLVAVGDRVEKGDIIADGPSTDLGDLALGRNVLVAFMPWNGYNYEDSILLSERIVADDVFTSIHIEEFEVMARDTKLGPEEITRDIPNVSEEALKNLDEAGIVYIGAEVQPGDILVGKITPKGESPMTPEEKLLRAIFGEKASDVRDTSSRMPPGAFGTVVEVRVFNRHGVEKDERAMAIEREEIERLAKDRDDEQAILDRNVYGRLIEMLDGKAAVAGPKGFKKGSSLSPDAMREYPRSQWWMFAVEDEKLQAELEDLRNVYDEAKKTLEQRFMDKVEKVQRGDELPPGVMKQVKVFVAVKRKIQPGDKMAGRHGNKGVVSRIVPVEDMPFLEDGTHADIVLNPLGVPSRMNVGQILETHLGWACAGMGRKIGELIEAYNASGDIKPLRATIEDIIPDNDRNEPVRTYDDKSVLLLADQMKHGVTIATPVFDGANEADINQLLEQAGLHTSGQSTAYDGRTGEPFDRQVTMGYIYMLKLHHLVDDKIHARSIGPYSLVTQQPLGGKAQFGGQRFGEMEVWALEAYGAAYTLQEMLTVKSDDVAGRTKVYESIVRGDDAFESGIPESFNVLVKEMRSLGLDVDLANTAVELPSPVDGLPDAAE
- the rplL gene encoding 50S ribosomal protein L7/L12 gives rise to the protein MADLAKIVDELSTLTVLEAAELSKMLEEKWGVSAAAPVAVAAAGGAAPAEAAEEQTEFNVILVSAGAQKINVIKEVRAITGLGLKEAKDLVDNAPKPVKEAVDKAESQKIKDQLEKAGATVEVK
- the rplJ gene encoding 50S ribosomal protein L10, which gives rise to MDRAEKREFVTALQETFKVSGTVVVAHYAGLTVAHMNDYRSKMRDAGGTVKVAKNRLAKIALQGTDAEGISNLFEGQTLIAYSSDPVAAAKVSNDFAKGNDKLVILGGAMGKTTLDADGVKALANMPSLDELRAKLVGMISTPATRIAGVLQAPAGQLARVFGAYAKKDEAA
- the rplA gene encoding 50S ribosomal protein L1; this encodes MAKAGKRIQNAREGIDRLKLYGLDEAVEMLKQRATAKFDETVEVSMNLGVDPRHADQMVRGVVNLPNGTGRTVRVAVFARGDKADEARAAGADLVGAEDLVEQVQNGTIDFDRAIATPDMMALVGRLGKVLGPRGLMPNPRVGTVTPDVAAAVKASKGGAVEFRVEKAGIVHAGVGKVSFDSKAITENIRAFAEAVQRAKPSGAKGNYVQRVAITSTMGPGVRIDPSSLAASA
- the rplK gene encoding 50S ribosomal protein L11, yielding MAKKIQGQLKLQVPAGSATPSPPIGPALGQRGVNIMEFCKAFNAQTQDQEKGQPIPVIITYYQDKSFTFVMKTPPVSYFLKKAANLSKGSQTPGKATAGSVTRDQVREIAEKKLQDLNATNLDAAMAMIEGSARSMGLEVVG
- the nusG gene encoding transcription termination/antitermination protein NusG, with the translated sequence MTARWYIVHAYSNFEKKVAESIEEQARQKGLSDKFEKILVPTEKVVEVRRGRKVDAERKFFPGYVLVKAELTDAVFSMIKNTPRVTGFLGPDNRPVAISDKEAEQILMQVQDGVERPKPTISFDIGENVRVSDGPFASFNGVVQEVDQERTRLKVEVSIFGRATPVDLEFGQVEKV
- the secE gene encoding preprotein translocase subunit SecE, with product MARTNPFTFLQQVRTETAKVTWPTRRETTISTIMVFVMVTFAAAFFFIADQALGYLVGLIMNVSV
- a CDS encoding HAD family hydrolase, which codes for MNMTTVIRPKSLILFDLDGVILDSRRNMEIAWNSVREELGIALPFDAYFAEIGRPFPDIMARLGLAHSAVAIERVFRRASSQSLHETPVFEGIDRMLSALADSGRQLGIVTSKDAARTELVLDRLPVGFAVIMTPRDGLRGKPAPDHLLFAMARCNVDPSDTVFIGDMDSDAEAARRARVDYIHVDWGYGARPADCLFAAKAPADLQTFLFS